Proteins from a single region of Halalkalibaculum roseum:
- a CDS encoding acyl-CoA dehydrogenase, translating into METLIESLGFLNQFPVWTIITGFLVVGILFAFWGVPLSIWAVAGFITLWGVNAPAWLLITYAVVCLVFNIKPIRRTLITNGIMKLLDALNFLPKISQTERTAIEAGTTWVDAELFSGKPDMDRLAAESYPELSDKEQAFLDGPVEELCGMVSDWDVFVRKGFTDETWDYLRENKFFGLIIPEKYGGLEFSASAHSAIITKLASRCGPLATTVMVPNSLGPAELLMHYGTDEQKDHYLPKLATGEEMPCFGLTEPTAGSDAGAMTAEGVVFKDDDGELKIRLNFNKRYITLAAISTVIGLAFKLRDPENHLGKGENLGITCALIPSDTEGIVLGRRHDPLGVPFYNCPIDGNDAVISVDQIIGGPEQAGNGWRMLMESLGVGRGISLPAQSVGGSKTASRALGAYAAVRRQFGINIGKFEGIEEPMARVGGFTYLMEAGRRYTCGGLDIGNKPAVITAIAKYYFTELGRKVVNDAMDVQGGAAISRGPRNLFAHSYIATPIAITVEGANILTRTLMIFGQGAIRCHPYAFKEIEALTNKDVKAFDDVFWKHIGHVCQNSARALLMSLTRGRIASAPTKGPVAKYYKKLAWTSATFAFMADIALGSYGGGLKIKEKISGRFADILGWMYLITSTLRRYEAEGRKKEDEIFLDWTMQYGFSQIQNAFDGIFKEIKVPGLSWLFKGPIALWSRMNRISSMPSDKLGSKVAQAMQEPGEVRDRLTSGIYVPKDKEEALGRYEYALNALVEAEPVYKKIHVATKKKELPKTQPRFVIDEALDKGIINDEEAELIRKAEDARIDVVQVDEFTLDEYLHDTPNSPIKTEKAHPKQEMQAATEKAE; encoded by the coding sequence ATGGAAACGTTAATTGAAAGCTTGGGATTTTTAAATCAATTTCCCGTTTGGACTATCATTACAGGCTTTTTAGTCGTAGGAATCTTGTTCGCCTTTTGGGGCGTACCGCTTAGTATTTGGGCGGTTGCAGGTTTTATTACCCTGTGGGGAGTCAATGCCCCGGCATGGCTCTTGATCACTTACGCTGTCGTTTGCCTGGTGTTTAATATCAAGCCTATCAGGAGAACGCTGATAACCAACGGCATCATGAAGCTGTTGGATGCATTGAACTTCCTGCCAAAGATATCCCAAACCGAAAGAACAGCGATTGAAGCGGGAACGACGTGGGTAGATGCCGAACTCTTTTCCGGCAAACCCGACATGGATCGCCTTGCTGCAGAAAGCTATCCTGAATTGTCTGACAAAGAGCAGGCTTTTCTGGACGGGCCGGTAGAGGAGCTATGCGGTATGGTCAGTGACTGGGATGTGTTTGTCAGAAAGGGATTTACCGATGAGACGTGGGATTATCTGCGGGAGAACAAGTTTTTTGGCTTGATCATACCCGAAAAGTATGGTGGGCTTGAATTCTCAGCTTCTGCTCACAGTGCTATCATCACCAAATTGGCGTCTCGTTGCGGTCCATTGGCCACTACAGTAATGGTACCCAATTCACTGGGTCCGGCCGAGCTGTTGATGCATTACGGTACGGATGAACAGAAGGATCACTACCTGCCGAAACTGGCAACCGGTGAGGAGATGCCGTGCTTCGGTCTCACTGAGCCCACTGCAGGTTCCGATGCAGGTGCTATGACTGCAGAAGGGGTGGTGTTTAAAGACGATGACGGTGAGCTGAAGATCAGGCTGAACTTTAATAAGCGTTACATTACCCTTGCCGCAATTTCAACAGTAATTGGATTGGCTTTCAAGCTTCGTGATCCTGAAAACCATTTGGGTAAAGGAGAGAATCTCGGTATTACCTGTGCTCTGATACCCAGTGACACGGAGGGTATTGTATTGGGCCGAAGACACGATCCTTTGGGTGTTCCGTTTTACAACTGTCCGATTGACGGTAATGATGCGGTTATTTCCGTGGATCAAATCATTGGTGGGCCCGAACAAGCCGGCAATGGCTGGAGAATGCTCATGGAATCGCTGGGCGTTGGACGCGGTATTTCACTGCCTGCTCAAAGTGTGGGCGGATCGAAAACGGCCAGTCGGGCACTCGGTGCCTACGCGGCAGTGCGCAGACAGTTTGGAATCAATATCGGTAAGTTTGAAGGTATTGAAGAGCCGATGGCCAGGGTGGGAGGTTTTACCTACCTGATGGAAGCCGGCCGGCGCTACACCTGCGGCGGACTGGATATCGGAAACAAACCGGCCGTGATCACCGCTATTGCCAAATACTACTTCACTGAGTTGGGAAGGAAGGTAGTCAATGATGCCATGGATGTTCAGGGGGGCGCTGCCATTTCACGCGGCCCCAGAAACCTGTTTGCTCATAGCTATATTGCTACTCCCATAGCCATAACGGTGGAAGGAGCCAATATACTGACACGCACCCTGATGATATTTGGTCAAGGTGCCATCCGTTGTCATCCGTATGCCTTCAAAGAAATCGAGGCACTGACAAACAAGGATGTGAAAGCCTTCGATGATGTATTCTGGAAGCACATTGGTCATGTCTGTCAAAATTCGGCAAGAGCCTTGCTGATGAGCCTTACCCGTGGAAGAATTGCTTCAGCACCGACCAAAGGTCCGGTAGCCAAATACTACAAAAAACTGGCATGGACCTCAGCCACATTTGCTTTCATGGCAGATATTGCGCTGGGCTCCTACGGTGGCGGACTGAAAATTAAAGAGAAGATAAGCGGTAGATTTGCCGATATACTAGGCTGGATGTATCTGATTACATCAACCTTGCGAAGGTATGAGGCAGAGGGACGCAAGAAAGAAGATGAAATATTTCTCGATTGGACCATGCAATACGGCTTCTCTCAGATTCAGAATGCCTTTGATGGTATTTTCAAAGAAATAAAAGTTCCGGGTCTATCGTGGCTTTTCAAGGGGCCGATAGCGCTGTGGTCTCGCATGAACCGTATCAGCAGTATGCCATCCGATAAGCTTGGCAGTAAAGTGGCGCAAGCCATGCAGGAGCCGGGTGAGGTCCGTGATCGTCTCACATCCGGAATATATGTTCCTAAAGATAAGGAAGAGGCTCTTGGCCGCTACGAATATGCTCTGAATGCCTTAGTAGAAGCCGAACCTGTCTACAAGAAGATTCATGTGGCAACCAAGAAGAAAGAGCTGCCCAAAACGCAGCCACGCTTTGTGATCGATGAAGCCCTGGATAAAGGTATCATTAACGACGAGGAAGCGGAACTTATTCGAAAAGCTGAAGACGCTCGTATTGATGTAGTTCAGGTAGATGAATTCACGCTGGATGAGTATCTGCATGATACGCCGAATTCACCGATAAAAACAGAAAAGGCGCATCCCAAACAGGAGATGCAGGCTGCTACAGAGAAAGCAGAGTAA
- a CDS encoding TetR/AcrR family transcriptional regulator gives MSDLRERLLDSARKILLEEGQRNFSLRKIARETGVSATSIYLHFESKDHLIHALMEESIDRLNNKLEESIKGKTDPLEKLNILARVYVEFALENTKEYQIIYTVSSDQISRYPKEKFRKARRGYEIVTEVLEEGVEKNLLDEDHPRIAAYTFWAQLHGVMSVVLTKRLDNRLNQQEFIGQAIEHIIHGFHVRTAIPASLKD, from the coding sequence ATGTCCGACCTCAGAGAACGGCTGCTCGATTCAGCCAGAAAGATTCTGCTGGAAGAGGGTCAGCGTAACTTTTCGCTGCGAAAAATTGCCCGGGAGACCGGTGTAAGTGCAACCAGTATATATCTTCATTTTGAGAGTAAAGATCATCTGATCCACGCTTTGATGGAAGAATCAATTGATAGATTGAATAATAAGTTGGAGGAATCCATCAAGGGCAAGACAGATCCTTTGGAAAAACTGAATATTCTCGCAAGAGTTTACGTTGAGTTTGCATTAGAGAACACAAAAGAGTACCAGATTATCTATACCGTAAGTTCTGACCAAATATCGCGTTACCCAAAGGAGAAGTTCAGAAAAGCCAGGCGCGGCTACGAAATTGTAACAGAAGTTTTAGAAGAAGGAGTAGAGAAGAATTTACTGGATGAAGATCATCCGCGCATTGCTGCCTATACGTTCTGGGCGCAGTTGCACGGAGTGATGTCTGTAGTATTAACTAAAAGACTGGATAACCGTTTGAACCAGCAGGAATTCATCGGACAAGCCATTGAACATATTATCCATGGTTTTCATGTTCGAACTGCCATACCGGCCAGTTTAAAAGATTAA
- the trmB gene encoding tRNA (guanosine(46)-N7)-methyltransferase TrmB encodes MAKTKLQRFEDIDQFENVLELTDFQDARSKPKGVWKEEIFGNENPITLELACGKGDYTVGLARKYPSRNYVGIDIKGSRLWKGARKAREEQLSNARFLRIYIDHLDEYFDEGEVEEIWITFPDPYLRGGNRSKRLTSDKFLAIYRNILQKSGPIHLKTDSEDLFKFSKYSVEKNGGRIQDEVEDIYSDCPDDDILTLKTDFERKHLKKGKIIKYLQFSL; translated from the coding sequence ATGGCCAAAACCAAGCTTCAGCGATTTGAGGATATCGATCAATTTGAAAACGTGCTCGAGCTCACTGATTTTCAGGATGCCCGGTCGAAACCGAAAGGAGTTTGGAAGGAGGAAATCTTTGGCAATGAAAATCCAATCACGCTGGAACTAGCCTGCGGCAAAGGTGACTACACGGTGGGCCTTGCAAGAAAATACCCGTCCAGAAATTATGTTGGGATAGACATAAAGGGGTCACGACTCTGGAAAGGTGCGCGTAAGGCAAGGGAAGAGCAACTTTCAAACGCCAGGTTTCTGAGAATTTATATCGATCATCTTGATGAGTACTTCGATGAGGGAGAGGTGGAAGAGATATGGATTACTTTTCCTGATCCCTACCTGAGAGGGGGTAACAGAAGCAAAAGACTGACATCAGATAAATTTCTAGCTATCTACCGGAATATTCTTCAAAAATCAGGACCCATACATCTGAAGACTGATAGTGAGGACCTCTTTAAATTCAGCAAATATTCGGTTGAAAAAAACGGGGGACGCATACAGGATGAAGTGGAAGATATTTATTCCGACTGTCCGGATGATGATATTTTGACCCTGAAAACTGATTTTGAGCGTAAGCATCTCAAAAAGGGCAAAATTATAAAATATCTTCAGTTTTCACTGTAA
- the pdxH gene encoding pyridoxamine 5'-phosphate oxidase, giving the protein MEIKSNESNSKIEQLRREYAREELLEENVSKDPVDQFATWFEQALQSEVVEPNAMSLATAGSDGNPSVRIVLLKGFDKDGFRFFSNYQSRKGKELDVNPNASLCFFWPELERQVRLEGSVEKISREESEEYFHKRPRLSQIGAWASNQSEEVISREELEERFQKLKKKYEDNAIPVPEYWGGYLLKPSSMEFWQGRRGRLHDRLIYVNEANEWTIKRLAP; this is encoded by the coding sequence ATGGAAATCAAATCGAACGAAAGCAACTCAAAGATTGAACAACTGCGGCGGGAATATGCCCGTGAAGAACTGCTCGAGGAAAATGTCAGCAAAGATCCGGTAGACCAGTTTGCTACATGGTTTGAGCAGGCTCTGCAATCGGAAGTTGTGGAACCGAATGCAATGTCGTTGGCCACAGCCGGGAGCGACGGGAATCCATCGGTTCGCATTGTACTTTTAAAAGGTTTTGATAAGGATGGATTTCGTTTCTTCAGCAATTATCAAAGCAGAAAAGGTAAAGAACTGGATGTGAATCCTAACGCATCACTCTGTTTTTTCTGGCCTGAACTGGAAAGACAGGTTCGCCTGGAGGGGTCAGTCGAAAAAATAAGCAGAGAAGAGTCGGAAGAGTATTTCCATAAACGACCACGTCTGAGTCAGATCGGGGCCTGGGCCTCCAATCAAAGTGAGGAGGTCATCTCTCGGGAAGAGCTGGAAGAGCGGTTTCAGAAACTAAAGAAAAAATATGAAGATAATGCTATTCCGGTCCCTGAATATTGGGGTGGTTATCTGCTAAAGCCATCTTCTATGGAATTCTGGCAGGGGAGGAGGGGCAGACTGCATGACCGTTTGATTTATGTGAATGAGGCGAACGAATGGACCATTAAAAGATTAGCCCCATAG
- a CDS encoding thioredoxin family protein — protein sequence MSATPSTMLELGTDAPDFNLPDVVTGDHMSLTDFEDSEALLVIFMCNHCPYVKNIKQGLVELADDYSEEELAIVAISSNDAEKYPQDGPEKMAEDAENFGYSFPYLYDESQEVAKAYKAACTPDLYLFDENRELVYRGQFDDSRPGNGKPVTGDDLREAVDLLLEDGEIMEEQIPSMGCNIKWKPGNEPDYFG from the coding sequence ATGTCTGCAACACCATCTACTATGCTTGAATTGGGCACCGATGCGCCTGATTTCAATCTCCCCGACGTCGTAACCGGAGACCATATGTCATTAACTGATTTTGAGGATTCGGAGGCTCTACTGGTCATTTTTATGTGTAATCATTGCCCGTATGTTAAGAACATTAAACAGGGACTCGTTGAGCTTGCCGACGATTATTCGGAAGAAGAGCTGGCAATTGTAGCAATCAGCTCAAATGATGCCGAAAAATATCCCCAGGATGGACCGGAAAAGATGGCAGAGGATGCTGAAAATTTTGGATATTCTTTTCCCTATCTCTATGACGAGAGCCAGGAAGTGGCCAAAGCATACAAAGCAGCATGCACTCCCGATCTCTATCTTTTTGATGAGAACCGTGAGCTCGTTTACCGAGGGCAATTTGATGACAGCCGACCCGGGAATGGCAAACCTGTAACCGGTGACGACTTAAGAGAAGCCGTTGACCTATTGCTCGAAGATGGAGAAATAATGGAAGAGCAAATTCCAAGTATGGGCTGCAACATTAAATGGAAACCCGGAAATGAACCAGATTATTTTGGCTAG